The Archangium lipolyticum genomic interval CTGCTGATGATGCCGGTGCGGCTCTTCCACCACCACGTGGCAGCCGGTGATGCCGTCGAAGAACTGCTCGAGCTTGTCCGCACTGTCGCGGATGTGCTCCGAGAGGGCATCGCTGGGGTTCATTCCACGGAAGGTGATCTGCAGGTTTCGCTTCATCTTCGCGCCTCTTGAGTGGCTCGCCGTTGGAGCCGTCGTGACGACCACACTCCATTGCATACGGAGAGCCAACGCTCCTTCCCTCGGAGGGCCAGGGGTTGGGCCCCCTGGAGGACGCATCCTTTGCGGTGGCCCGAGGTGGGGGCGCAGCCTTTGCGGAAAGACGCGCCGGAGCCCATCGGACCTGCACCGGGAGTCAAAGACGCCACACGGGTGGGCTTTCCCAGGGGCGAGGCAGCCGGGCAGGCACATGCTGCGGCGCGGCGGAGAGGTGCCCATCGTCACCTGTCGGAGGTGCGCGCGTGATTCGCATCGGACCCGCGGGGTGGAGCTACGATGACTGGGCGGGGGTGGTGTACCCGAAGCCGAAGCCGAGGGGGTTCGACCCGTTGGCCTTCCTGGCGGGGTACTTCGACGCGCTGGAGCTGAACACCAGCTTCTACCGGCCCATCAGCCGGCGCAACGCGGAGCTCTGGGTGGAGCGGACGGACTTCAACCCGGACTTCCGCTTCACGGCGAAGCTGTGGAGGCGCTTCACCCACGAGCGGGGCGAGGCGTGGACGGCCGACGAGGTGCACCAGACTCGCGAGGGGCTGGATGCCATCCACGAGGCGGGGAGACTGGGAGCGGTGCTGGTGCAGTTCCCCTGGTCGTTCCGCAACGACGAGGAGAACCGGGACTGGCTGGACGCGTTGGTGTCCGAGTTCTCGGACTGGCCATTGGCGTTGGAGGTGAGACACGAGTCCTGGAACGAGCCGGACGTCTTCGCGGAGCTGGCCGAGCGGGGAGTGGGCTTCGTGAACATCGACCAACCGCTCTTCCAGAGCTCACTGGGGCCGAGCGCGCGGGTGACGTCGTCGGTGGGCTACGTGCGGGTGCATGGGCGCAACTACCGCAACTGGTTCCGCAAGACGGCGAGCGCGATGGAGCGCTACGACTACCTGTACACGGCGAAGGAGCTGAAGCCCTGGACCGAGCGCACGAAGGAGATGGCTGCGCATCCGAGGGTGAGTGACGTGTACGTGGTCACCAACAACCACGTGAGAGGCAAGGGCGTGGTGAATGCGATGATGCTGCAGACGATGCTCACGGGCCGGAAGGTGCACGCCCCGGAGACACTGCTGCGCGAGTACCGCGACACGCTCGGGCCCTACGTGCTGCCGCCGGAGGCGGAGACTTCCGAGGCCCCAGGAGCCAGCCCCGCGGGGTGAGCGCACGACCCGGCGTCAGACCTCGATGAACCGGGTGCCAGTGATGCCCTCCGCCTCCATGGCCAGCTTGACGCGCTCGGAGACGATGAGCGTCACCAACCAGCCCCAGGGCCGGAAGATGTTGGCGGCCCCCACCTTCGTCGGGTCTATCTTCAACCCCGCCACGTTCCGGTATTGGCCCTCCTTGTCCGGGCGGTTGTCCTCCGGCAACCAATAGAGCACCTCCTCGCACCGGGCGTCGTCGATGCACTTGATGACTTGCAAGGCATTGAGGATGAAATAGGGCTCCGTCTGACCCTCCACCTCAACAGGGATGAACTGCACCTCCTCCTCAATCCCCAGACGCTCGAAGAGAGAAACGACACGACGGTTGACGATGGGAATCCCCATGGAATGAGAGAATTCGAGCGCAACACCCGCGGGTTTCACGGATAAGCAAATTGGCTCCTTGATATCCAGGACCCGTCCCTCGTGGAACCGCCAAGTGTCGAACAACTCATCCTCTGTACCGAGAGGCATCCGCAGGTGCCAACGCCCTGGAATGTATTTATCATCGTATAGCTTGTAATATCTTGCTTGCGCCGTCATGGCCTCCTCGTGGCGAGCTTGTTGAGCTTGGAGCCTGGCGTACATATCTCCCCTGCAATCTTGTCGAGTTCTTCCACAAGCCTGGCTCGACACTCGGCTCGAGTCCTACAAGTCCCAAGCGCCCTATTCAATCGCTCGAAGATCTGACTGTGGTACTCCTCGGGATGGGGCCCCTTGTGGTCTCGCAAGTAGACGATGTTCGCCGGGTCATCGAGACTCATCCCCGCCCGCGCGAAGAGAGCCTCGAACTCAGGTGTCCAGGGACCGCCGCTGATGTCGGACGTGTCATTCTTGTTGG includes:
- a CDS encoding imm11 family protein, translating into MYARLQAQQARHEEAMTAQARYYKLYDDKYIPGRWHLRMPLGTEDELFDTWRFHEGRVLDIKEPICLSVKPAGVALEFSHSMGIPIVNRRVVSLFERLGIEEEVQFIPVEVEGQTEPYFILNALQVIKCIDDARCEEVLYWLPEDNRPDKEGQYRNVAGLKIDPTKVGAANIFRPWGWLVTLIVSERVKLAMEAEGITGTRFIEV
- a CDS encoding DUF72 domain-containing protein, which translates into the protein MIRIGPAGWSYDDWAGVVYPKPKPRGFDPLAFLAGYFDALELNTSFYRPISRRNAELWVERTDFNPDFRFTAKLWRRFTHERGEAWTADEVHQTREGLDAIHEAGRLGAVLVQFPWSFRNDEENRDWLDALVSEFSDWPLALEVRHESWNEPDVFAELAERGVGFVNIDQPLFQSSLGPSARVTSSVGYVRVHGRNYRNWFRKTASAMERYDYLYTAKELKPWTERTKEMAAHPRVSDVYVVTNNHVRGKGVVNAMMLQTMLTGRKVHAPETLLREYRDTLGPYVLPPEAETSEAPGASPAG